The Nocardioides ginsengisegetis region AATCACCGACGCCCACAACGGCCTGCGGGTGCTGCATCGCGACCTCGCCACGCACGTCAGGCTGCGGATGCACGGAATGTCGCATGCGAGCGAGATTCTCGGGCAAATAGCGCGCGGGGGCTGGCGGTACGCCGAGTTCCCGGTCTCCATCCGATACACGGACTACTCCCGGAGGAAAGGACAGCCGGGCTACAACGCGCTCAACATCGCCTTCGACCTGGCCCTCGACCGGCTTCGGACCGCAGCATGATCATCAAGGTGCTGCTCCTGGCTTCGCTGGGTTCTGCCGGCCTCTTCGTGCTGCGCGGTCACCGCAGTGCGCTGAACCTCCTAGTACGCCGTGCCCTCACCCTCGGGGCGATCGCCTGCGGAGGACTCGCCGTACTCTTCCCCTCAGCCGTGACCCGGACAGCCGAGCTGGTCGGCGTCGGCCGGGGCACTGATCTAGTTCTGTACGTCCTTTGCGTGGCCTTCCTTTTCGTGTCCACCTCGCTCTACACGCGTCACACCGACATGCATGACCGCTTCGTCGAGCTCACGCGCCAACAGGCGCTGCTCGAAGCCGAGCTGGTCGGCCTTCGCGAAGTCCTCGCCGACGCCTCGGACCGCCATGTTTCGTCTCAACAGAGCGGACAGCACTAACCTTCGCCCGGTGACTTGGCTCGACAACCACTGGCTCGACATCGTCGGCTGGGGCGGCAGCGCCCTGCTGGTCTTCTCGCTGCTCCAGGCCCGCGTGCTCCGCTTCCGGACCCTCAACCTGGTCGCCTGCGTGATCCTGCTGGGGTTCAACGCCGCGATCGGGGTGTGGCCGATGGTCGGCATGAACGCCGTCCTCGCCGCGATCAACATCTACTTCATCGTCAAGCTGCTCGGCGAGCGGCATGACGACGCCGTCTTCGAGGTCATCGAGGTCGGCGGCCGCGACGAGTACCTCCGCCACGTGCTCCGCGTCCACGGCGCCGACATCCTGCGCTTCCAGCCCGACTTCGTGTGGGACCCCTCCGACGAGCACGGCCACGCCTTCATCGTCCTCAAGGGCGACGAGACCGTCGGCGTCGTCCTGCTCGAGCAGGACGGGGGCGCGGCTCGGGTGCTGCTCGACTACGTGACGCCCCGCTACCGCGACTTCTCCCCCGGCGAGTTCGTGTGGCGCCGCAGCGGCGTGCTGAAGGACCTCGGGTTCGCGCGGGTCGTGACCTCGCCCCACATGGTCGGCGCCTACTACGACCGTCTCGGCTTCCGCCGCGACGGGGAGTCCTACGTCCTGGACCTGTGACCTCAGCTCGCTGAGGCGGCGATCCAGCGGTCGAGCGTGGCGAGCGCGGCACCGGAGTCGATCGACTCCCGAGCCCGCTCGATGCCGGCGGCCAGGTCGTCGAGCACCGTGGTCGGCGACTCCTGGTGCACGGCCAGCGCGGCGCCGGCGTTGAGCAGCACGGCGTCACGCGGGGCGCCTGCCTCACCCTCGAGCACCCGGCGTACGACGGCGGCGTTGTACGCCGTGTCGCCTCCCCGCAGCGACTCGGCGGTGGCCCGCGCGATGCCCAGGTCGGCCGGGTCGATCGTCGTGGCGGTCACCTCGCCGTCGCGGGCGATCCAGACCGAGGACGTCGTCGTGGTGGTGAGCTCGTCGAGCCCGTCGTCCCCGTGGACGACCCAGGCGGACTGACCGCGACGGGCGAAGACACCCGCCATGACCGGGGCCATCCGGACGTCGGCGCACCCGACCGCCTGCGCCTGCGGCCGGGCCGGGTTGGCCAGCGGCCCGAGGATGTTGAAGGTGGTGGCGATGCCCAGCTCGCGGCGGGGTGCGGCGGCGTGCCGCATGGCCGGGTGGAAGGCGGCCGCGAAGCAGAACGTGATGCCTGCCTCCAGGGCGATCTCGGGGACCCGCGACGTGGGCAGGTCGAGGCGCAGGCCCAGCGCCTCGAGGACGTCGGCGGACCCCGACGTCGACGACGCGGAGCGGCTGCCGTGCTTGACGACGCGTGCGCCCGCGCCGGCGGCGACGATGGCGGCCATGGTCGAGATGTTGACCGACATCGACCTGTCACCGCCGGTGCCGACGATGTCGAGGAGGCGTCCCGGGACGTGGCAGGGCGTCGCCTCGGCGTACATCGCATCGACGAGCCCGAACACCTCGTCGAGCGTCTCGCCCTTCGCACGCAGCGCGACCGCGAAGCCGGACACCTGCGCGGGCGTCGCGCCGCCGGCGAGGATCTCGCTCATGGCCCAGGTGGTCTGCTCGGACGTCAGGTCCTGGCGCGCGACGAGCGTGGTGAGGACGTCGGCCCAGGTGAAGGTCACGGGACCGGCGCCGATCAGCGGGTGGCGGGGACGCGCGAGCGCAGCAGGCCCACGACCGTCTCCGCCAGCTGGATCGGGTCCAGCGGGTGGGGTACGGCGGCCTCCGCGCGCGACCAGGTCGCCAGCCAGGCGTCCTGCGGCCGGCCGGTCAGGACGACGACCGGCGGGCAGTTGTAGATCTCGTCCTTGAGCTGCTTGGCGATGCCCATGCCCCCGGCGGGGACCGCCTCGCCGTCGAGGATGGCGAGGTCGACGCGACCGGCGTCCATGTTCTGGAGCACGACGGGCTCGGTCGCGACCTCGATGTACTCGACCTCGGGCAGGTCGGGGTGAGGGCGACGGCCCAGCGCCAGGATGACCTGCTGGCGCGTGTTGACGTCGTCGCTGTAGACCAGCACCTGGAGCGGCTTCGCGGGAGAGTCAGTCACGGCGGCGATGCTACCCGTCGAGACCGCTGTCCACGGGCGGGGTCGCCGACTGGGCCGCCGCGCGCGCCGCGCGGGCCTCCAGCAGGTCGAGACGCCGGTCCTCCCGGGCAGCCTCCTTCATCGAGGACCGCACCCACTGGGTGAACAGCACGCCGAAGAAGACGAGCCCGATCAGGTCGCCGGATCCCCACAGGATCCCGCCGGCCAGGTGCTGGTCGTCGTGCGGGTCGGGCAACCAGGCACCCATGGGGCCGTCGTGGAGGTCGGGGTACCAGCTGCCCCCGATCAGGTTCTCCTGCCCCATGATCGTGACGCCGAGGAAGGCGTGGAACGGCAGCGTCAGGACCGTGAGCAGCACCCGGAAGGGGTAGCCCACGCGACCCGGCAGCGGGTCGATCCCCATGAGCGGCCAGAAGAAGAGCGTCCCCACCAGCACCAGGTGCACGTGCATCATCTCGTGCACGAACGTCGAGTGCAGGGAAGCGGCGTACCAGCCGGAGAAGTAGAGCGCCCACGGCGAGACGACGTACAGCAACAGCGTCAGCGGCGGGAACGACAGCACCGTCGCGACCCGGGAGTGGAGCACGGCGAGCAGCCAGCGCCGCGGCCGCGGCGGGAGGGTGCGCAGTGCGAGCGTGATCGGCGCCCCCAGAGCCAGCGCGAGCGGCACCAGCATCGACAGCACCATGTGCTGGACCATGTGCACGCTCAGCAGCGTGAGGTCGTAGGTGCCCAACCCCGACGACGTCGCGACGTAGAACGACCCCATCCCGGCGACCACGAACGCCAGCGTCCGGCCCACCGGCCAGTGGTCGCCGCGGCGTCGCATCGCGGCCACCCCGACGAGGTAGAGACCGGCCACCCAGACCGTGATCACGAGGGGCAGCGGCTCCAGCGACCACGCCGTGAAGACACTCCCCAGCGTGAACCTCGGGAGGCTCTCGGAGGCCGTCAGGGCGAGGGAGAAGGAGGGGTCCAGCACGCTGTGAACTTTATGACGCGCCAAGTGAGGGGGTCGGGGTGGCCCTCACGACGCGTCACGACATAATGAGCCCGTGGCGACGACAGCAGCAGCTATTCCGGCATCCCGGCTTCACGGGCACCACGACCGCCCGAGCATGGTCAGCGTGGGGACGATCATCTGGCTCTCGAGCGAGTTGATGTTCTTCGCGGCCCTGTTCGCGTCGTACTTCACGATCCGTGCGGTCAGCCCCGACCTCTGGGCGCAGAACACCGAGAAGCTGAACGTGCCGTTCGCCTCGGTCAACACCACGATCCTGGTGCTGTCCTCCCTCACCTGCCAGCTCGGCGTCTTCGCCGCCGAGCGCGGCCAGGTCGGGCGCTCCGGCTCGCTGTTCCAGATCAAGGGCTGGGGCCTGCGCGAGTGGTTCGTGCTGACCTACTTCATGGGCGCGGTGTTCATCGGTGGCCAGGCCACCGAGTACGCCTCGCTCGTCAAGGAGGGCACCACCATCCAGGACTCGGCCTACGGCACGATGTTCTACCTCACCACCGGCTTCCACGGCATCCACGTGACCGGCGGTCTGATTGCGTTCCTGCTCGTCCTGGGGCGCACGTTCCTGGCCCGCAAGTTCACCCATGAGCAGGCCGTGAGCGCCATCGTCGTGTCGTACTACTGGCACTTC contains the following coding sequences:
- the trpD gene encoding anthranilate phosphoribosyltransferase — translated: MTFTWADVLTTLVARQDLTSEQTTWAMSEILAGGATPAQVSGFAVALRAKGETLDEVFGLVDAMYAEATPCHVPGRLLDIVGTGGDRSMSVNISTMAAIVAAGAGARVVKHGSRSASSTSGSADVLEALGLRLDLPTSRVPEIALEAGITFCFAAAFHPAMRHAAAPRRELGIATTFNILGPLANPARPQAQAVGCADVRMAPVMAGVFARRGQSAWVVHGDDGLDELTTTTTSSVWIARDGEVTATTIDPADLGIARATAESLRGGDTAYNAAVVRRVLEGEAGAPRDAVLLNAGAALAVHQESPTTVLDDLAAGIERARESIDSGAALATLDRWIAASAS
- a CDS encoding DUF2304 domain-containing protein; the protein is MIIKVLLLASLGSAGLFVLRGHRSALNLLVRRALTLGAIACGGLAVLFPSAVTRTAELVGVGRGTDLVLYVLCVAFLFVSTSLYTRHTDMHDRFVELTRQQALLEAELVGLREVLADASDRHVSSQQSGQH
- a CDS encoding cytochrome c oxidase assembly protein, with product MLDPSFSLALTASESLPRFTLGSVFTAWSLEPLPLVITVWVAGLYLVGVAAMRRRGDHWPVGRTLAFVVAGMGSFYVATSSGLGTYDLTLLSVHMVQHMVLSMLVPLALALGAPITLALRTLPPRPRRWLLAVLHSRVATVLSFPPLTLLLYVVSPWALYFSGWYAASLHSTFVHEMMHVHLVLVGTLFFWPLMGIDPLPGRVGYPFRVLLTVLTLPFHAFLGVTIMGQENLIGGSWYPDLHDGPMGAWLPDPHDDQHLAGGILWGSGDLIGLVFFGVLFTQWVRSSMKEAAREDRRLDLLEARAARAAAQSATPPVDSGLDG
- a CDS encoding heme-copper oxidase subunit III, with product MPASRLHGHHDRPSMVSVGTIIWLSSELMFFAALFASYFTIRAVSPDLWAQNTEKLNVPFASVNTTILVLSSLTCQLGVFAAERGQVGRSGSLFQIKGWGLREWFVLTYFMGAVFIGGQATEYASLVKEGTTIQDSAYGTMFYLTTGFHGIHVTGGLIAFLLVLGRTFLARKFTHEQAVSAIVVSYYWHFVDVVWIGLFATIYLVK